A stretch of Arthrobacter sunyaminii DNA encodes these proteins:
- a CDS encoding response regulator, which translates to MIRVLIIDDDFMVAKVHAGFVQQAEGFQAVGVAHTGAAALNEVVRLRPDLVLLDIHLPDINGLDLLQRLRDVAPELDVLVISAARETDMVRRALRGGIVHYLMKPFTGADLRERLEHYRLTYQPLVSGMRNVTQTDMDQVFGSGRPLKVPLPKGCSAETLRLVEAALTDANGDLSSTETADMLGMSRVSTRRYLEYLAEIGSVEVNLRYGPGRPERRYLLRTLSTR; encoded by the coding sequence ATGATCAGAGTGCTCATCATTGACGATGACTTCATGGTCGCCAAAGTGCACGCCGGATTTGTCCAGCAGGCAGAGGGATTTCAAGCCGTCGGCGTCGCGCACACCGGGGCTGCTGCGCTGAATGAAGTGGTCAGGCTTCGTCCGGACCTGGTGCTGCTGGACATCCATCTGCCGGACATCAACGGCCTGGACCTGCTGCAGCGGCTCCGGGACGTTGCCCCGGAGCTCGATGTTCTCGTCATCAGTGCCGCCAGGGAAACGGACATGGTGCGGCGGGCACTGCGCGGCGGAATTGTCCACTATCTGATGAAGCCGTTTACGGGCGCAGATCTGCGCGAACGGCTGGAGCATTACCGGCTCACTTATCAGCCGTTGGTCTCAGGCATGCGGAATGTGACACAGACGGATATGGATCAGGTGTTCGGCAGCGGCCGGCCGCTCAAGGTGCCGCTGCCCAAGGGCTGCAGTGCGGAGACCCTGCGTTTGGTCGAAGCCGCATTGACGGACGCGAACGGGGATCTGTCCTCCACCGAAACTGCTGACATGCTGGGCATGTCCAGGGTAAGTACCCGCCGGTATCTGGAGTACCTGGCCGAGATTGGAAGCGTGGAGGTGAACCTGCGGTACGGGCCGGGGCGGCCGGAGCGCAGGTATCTTCTCCGGACGCTCTCCACTCGCTGA
- a CDS encoding sensor histidine kinase: protein MSLASQYLGLQFLIVIAVLVAVVGLSIAQSAASTLRVESRKALSAAESLASMPAVRALVPGAEPKIGAALPAVAESVRTVSGAQSVILATRDLRILTSPDPAQVGNPLDLGASTVLAGQAWTGLSIIDGQSYASAHVPVMDDHGAIVGLAAVGMEYPSAWERLRTAAPNALIYFFLAGVLGTVGSLLLAARVKRQTLGLEPQEITSLVEHREAMLHGVKEGVLALDTQHRITLANDGARTLLGLPRDSVGRTLKELDIEPVLHDVLTQKQDEADRLVLVNDRVVVFNRKPLTSRGRALGSVTTLRDRTELSSLKAELGTTKRITETLRAQTHEFANQLHTISGLIQLHEYDDVVKFVNGVSHSRSSLHQGITSCIEDPTLAALLIAKTSQAAERGVALQLDQDSRLGRTGESLTRDLTTIVGNLVDNAIDAAAGQQDSRVRVRILETEGSLEITVKDSGPGIDAGVADEIFRQGFTTKSDTTLGGRGFGLALTRLACLRRGGDVRVWNEDGAVFFARLPMEAPSLEKGITHDQSAHH, encoded by the coding sequence ATGTCCCTGGCGTCCCAGTATCTGGGGCTCCAGTTCCTCATCGTCATCGCCGTCCTGGTTGCTGTTGTAGGCCTGTCGATTGCCCAGTCCGCTGCCTCTACACTGCGGGTGGAGTCCCGCAAAGCCCTGTCCGCCGCCGAGAGCCTGGCATCCATGCCTGCGGTACGGGCCCTTGTTCCCGGCGCTGAGCCAAAGATCGGTGCCGCCCTGCCCGCTGTTGCTGAATCCGTCCGCACCGTCTCCGGCGCGCAGTCAGTCATCCTGGCCACCCGGGACCTGCGAATTCTTACGTCCCCGGACCCGGCGCAGGTGGGAAACCCGCTGGATCTCGGCGCCAGCACTGTTCTGGCCGGGCAGGCCTGGACTGGGCTGTCAATCATCGACGGTCAGTCCTACGCCTCCGCTCACGTGCCGGTCATGGATGACCACGGTGCCATCGTGGGGCTCGCCGCCGTGGGAATGGAGTACCCCTCAGCGTGGGAACGGCTGCGCACCGCCGCCCCAAACGCACTGATTTATTTCTTCTTGGCCGGGGTTCTGGGGACGGTGGGGTCCCTGCTGCTGGCCGCACGGGTCAAACGCCAGACGCTGGGCCTTGAACCGCAGGAAATCACGTCCCTGGTGGAGCACCGGGAAGCGATGCTTCACGGGGTGAAGGAAGGCGTGCTGGCCTTGGACACCCAGCACCGGATTACCTTGGCCAACGACGGCGCCCGGACCCTGTTGGGTTTGCCGCGGGATTCGGTGGGACGCACCCTGAAAGAGCTGGACATCGAACCGGTGCTGCATGATGTTCTCACCCAAAAACAGGATGAAGCTGACCGGCTGGTCCTGGTAAATGACCGTGTAGTGGTTTTCAACCGAAAACCCCTGACCTCCCGCGGGCGTGCCCTGGGGTCGGTCACCACGCTGCGCGATCGTACAGAGCTGTCCTCGCTGAAGGCGGAGCTGGGCACTACTAAGAGGATCACTGAAACCCTCCGCGCACAGACGCACGAGTTCGCGAACCAGCTGCACACCATTTCCGGACTGATCCAGTTGCACGAATATGACGACGTCGTGAAGTTCGTGAACGGGGTTAGTCACAGCAGAAGCAGCCTTCACCAGGGCATCACCTCCTGCATCGAGGACCCCACCCTGGCCGCGCTCCTCATCGCGAAAACCAGCCAGGCGGCTGAACGCGGAGTGGCGTTGCAGCTGGACCAGGACTCCCGGCTTGGACGCACCGGTGAAAGCCTCACCCGGGACCTCACCACCATCGTCGGAAATCTCGTGGACAACGCCATTGACGCAGCCGCCGGGCAGCAGGATTCCCGGGTCCGGGTGCGGATTCTGGAGACTGAAGGGTCATTGGAGATCACAGTCAAAGACTCGGGGCCCGGGATCGACGCCGGCGTTGCAGACGAGATTTTCCGGCAGGGATTCACGACTAAAAGCGACACCACACTGGGCGGACGGGGCTTCGGGCTGGCACTCACCAGACTTGCCTGCCTGCGCCGTGGAGGTGACGTTCGGGTCTGGAATGAGGACGGTGCCGTCTTCTTCGCCCGCTTGCCCATGGAAGCACCGTCACTGGAGAAGGGAATAACCCATGATCAGAGTGCTCATCATTGA
- a CDS encoding Bug family tripartite tricarboxylate transporter substrate binding protein, whose protein sequence is MRPMKGLRLAAVATGLVLAASACGVTGGAETGEGSDTSSSAEALTGLRILVPNSPGGGYDTTARVAAKVMDETDVATGTEVFNLAGAGGTVGLARMVNEKGNADLTMLMGLGVVGASYTNDSEAKLTETTPLARLIEEPGAIMVSKDSPYNTIDDLVQAWKKDPSSIAVGGGSSPGGPDHLLPMQLADTVGINPAEVNFVSYDGGGDLLPAILGNKLGFAASGAGEYLDQIKTGEIRVLATSGEERLEGVDAPTLTESDIDLVFSNWRGIVAPPGIDDAEREQLVAALEQMHGTEEWQEALTTNGWSDAFITGDEFTSFLTEQDQRVSDVLSKLGLA, encoded by the coding sequence ATGCGCCCAATGAAGGGTTTGCGGCTGGCTGCAGTCGCCACCGGACTTGTACTCGCGGCATCAGCCTGCGGAGTCACCGGCGGTGCCGAGACTGGAGAAGGCTCCGACACGTCGTCGTCCGCGGAAGCGTTAACCGGCCTGCGTATTCTCGTTCCCAATTCCCCGGGCGGCGGTTATGACACCACGGCGCGGGTGGCAGCCAAGGTCATGGATGAGACCGACGTCGCTACGGGCACCGAGGTGTTCAATCTTGCCGGTGCCGGCGGTACCGTGGGCCTGGCCCGCATGGTCAATGAAAAGGGCAACGCGGATCTCACCATGCTCATGGGTTTGGGGGTTGTGGGAGCCAGCTACACCAATGACTCCGAAGCCAAACTCACCGAAACCACCCCGTTGGCGCGCCTGATCGAAGAGCCCGGCGCCATCATGGTTTCCAAGGATTCCCCCTATAACACCATTGATGATCTGGTCCAGGCCTGGAAGAAGGACCCGTCCTCCATCGCGGTGGGCGGAGGGTCCTCGCCCGGCGGACCCGACCACCTGCTTCCCATGCAGCTGGCTGACACCGTTGGCATCAATCCGGCAGAGGTGAACTTCGTTTCCTACGACGGCGGCGGCGATCTCCTCCCGGCGATCCTGGGCAACAAGCTGGGCTTCGCGGCCTCCGGCGCCGGTGAGTACCTCGACCAGATCAAGACCGGCGAGATCCGGGTCCTGGCCACGAGCGGCGAAGAGCGGCTCGAGGGCGTGGACGCTCCCACACTGACGGAGTCCGACATTGATCTGGTCTTCAGCAACTGGCGCGGCATCGTGGCGCCTCCCGGAATCGACGACGCTGAACGTGAGCAACTGGTTGCCGCACTGGAGCAGATGCATGGCACCGAGGAATGGCAGGAAGCGCTGACCACCAACGGGTGGAGCGACGCGTTCATCACCGGTGATGAATTCACCTCCTTCCTCACGGAGCAGGACCAGCGGGTCTCCGACGTGCTGTCCAAGCTTGGGTTGGCATGA
- a CDS encoding tripartite tricarboxylate transporter TctB family protein — protein MSQQISRLKGRSELGMALLLGVVGAVVIWDASTLNVSYSNSDPVGPKTLPYIVGGLLLVCAALLTVQVLRGGHGEVEGGEDIDLTHGTDWRTVVPLIAAFIVNILLIDTLGWVISGTLLFWGSVWALGSRHYVRDGIVSLVLALLTFYGFYLGLGIKLPAGVLEGVL, from the coding sequence ATGAGCCAACAGATCAGCCGGCTCAAGGGCCGCTCCGAGCTGGGCATGGCCCTCCTGCTGGGAGTGGTCGGAGCTGTTGTCATCTGGGACGCCTCAACACTGAATGTCTCCTATTCAAACTCGGATCCTGTGGGCCCAAAAACCCTGCCGTACATTGTGGGCGGTCTACTGCTGGTCTGCGCCGCCCTGCTCACCGTGCAGGTTCTGAGGGGCGGCCACGGCGAGGTAGAGGGTGGAGAGGATATCGATCTGACGCACGGCACGGATTGGCGAACGGTTGTTCCCCTGATTGCCGCGTTCATTGTGAATATTCTCCTCATCGACACCCTCGGCTGGGTTATATCCGGCACGCTGCTCTTCTGGGGCAGCGTCTGGGCACTGGGCAGCCGGCACTATGTGCGTGACGGCATAGTGTCACTGGTCCTCGCCCTGCTCACCTTTTACGGTTTCTACCTCGGCCTGGGCATCAAACTCCCCGCCGGCGTCCTGGAAGGGGTGCTCTGA
- a CDS encoding tripartite tricarboxylate transporter permease: MDSFNLLMSGFATAATPMNLLYAFIGVLLGTAVGVLPGIGPAMAVALLLPVTYGMEPTSAFIMFAGIYYGGMYGGSTTSILLNTPGESSTVITAIEGHKMAKSGRAAQALATAAIGSFVAGTIGTALLVAFAPLVVKFAVSLGAPSYLAIMVLALLAVTAVLGSSKLRGFASLGLGLAIGLVGMDPVTGQQRLIFGLPLLVDGLDIVVVAVAIFAVGEALWIAAHLRRTAMHVIPVGRPWMGKQDWKRSWKPWLRGTAFGFPFGALPAGGAEIPTFLSYVTEKKLSKHPEEFGHGAIEGVAGPEAANNAAAAGTLTPMLALGLPTNATAAVMLAAFVQYGIQPGPLLFESEPQLVWALIASLFIGNTLLLLINLPLAPMWAKLLRLPRPYLYAGILFFATLGAYAVNLQAFDLMILLVLGLLGFAMRRFGYPILPLVIGLILGPRAEGQLRKSLQLSGGDISGLWNEPIAVVVYAIAAVILVWPLVLKLWHRSHPKPLLPVLSEDSTGSVAVGPRDPAGQSDESGAVATAPVSRGRRTARPFTDDERGEDKA, translated from the coding sequence ATGGATAGTTTCAATCTCCTGATGTCCGGGTTCGCGACCGCAGCCACCCCCATGAACCTGCTGTATGCGTTCATCGGGGTACTCCTCGGAACGGCTGTTGGCGTGCTGCCCGGCATCGGACCGGCCATGGCCGTGGCCCTGCTGCTGCCCGTGACCTACGGCATGGAACCCACGAGCGCCTTCATCATGTTCGCCGGCATCTACTACGGCGGCATGTACGGCGGTTCCACCACGTCCATCCTGCTCAACACTCCGGGTGAATCCTCGACCGTCATCACGGCGATCGAAGGACACAAAATGGCCAAGAGCGGCCGGGCGGCACAGGCGCTGGCCACCGCCGCCATCGGCTCCTTTGTTGCGGGCACCATTGGCACGGCGCTTCTGGTGGCGTTTGCACCTCTGGTGGTCAAATTCGCCGTTAGCCTCGGGGCGCCCAGCTATCTGGCAATCATGGTGCTGGCGCTGCTGGCGGTCACTGCCGTCCTGGGAAGCTCCAAGCTGCGGGGCTTTGCCTCACTTGGCCTCGGCCTGGCCATTGGACTGGTGGGCATGGATCCGGTCACAGGCCAGCAGCGGCTGATCTTTGGTTTGCCGCTGCTGGTGGACGGACTCGACATCGTGGTGGTGGCAGTGGCGATCTTCGCTGTCGGTGAAGCCCTGTGGATCGCTGCGCACCTGCGCCGGACCGCCATGCACGTGATACCCGTCGGCCGGCCGTGGATGGGGAAGCAGGACTGGAAACGGTCGTGGAAGCCCTGGCTCCGCGGCACCGCCTTTGGCTTCCCGTTCGGAGCACTGCCGGCAGGCGGAGCCGAGATCCCCACCTTCCTTTCCTACGTCACCGAAAAGAAGCTCTCTAAGCACCCTGAGGAATTTGGCCATGGGGCTATTGAGGGTGTTGCCGGACCGGAAGCGGCCAACAACGCAGCCGCAGCCGGAACCCTGACACCCATGCTGGCCCTCGGCCTGCCGACCAACGCCACGGCCGCTGTCATGCTGGCCGCGTTTGTGCAGTACGGCATCCAGCCCGGACCGCTCTTGTTTGAGAGTGAACCTCAGCTCGTCTGGGCCCTGATCGCGAGCCTCTTCATCGGCAATACCCTGCTGCTGCTGATCAACTTGCCGCTGGCACCCATGTGGGCAAAGCTGCTGCGGCTGCCGCGCCCCTACCTGTACGCCGGCATTCTCTTCTTTGCCACCCTGGGCGCGTATGCGGTGAACCTGCAGGCGTTTGACCTGATGATCCTGCTGGTGCTGGGCCTGCTGGGCTTTGCCATGCGCCGGTTCGGGTATCCGATCCTGCCGCTGGTGATCGGGCTGATTCTTGGGCCGCGGGCCGAGGGACAGCTGCGCAAATCGCTGCAGCTGTCCGGCGGCGACATCTCCGGACTGTGGAACGAACCGATCGCCGTCGTGGTCTATGCGATTGCAGCGGTGATCCTGGTGTGGCCGCTCGTTTTGAAGCTGTGGCACCGCAGCCACCCGAAACCCCTGCTGCCTGTCTTGTCCGAGGACAGCACGGGGTCCGTCGCAGTGGGACCCCGTGACCCTGCCGGACAGTCAGACGAATCCGGGGCAGTGGCAACAGCGCCGGTTTCCCGCGGGCGGCGCACCGCCCGGCCTTTTACTGACGACGAGCGCGGAGAGGACAAGGCATGA
- a CDS encoding universal stress protein: MSVLVGYIETPEGLAALNRAVEEAKLRNTPLLILNTSRGDALVDERYLQPESVRALRQRLDQSGVKYELEQELRGNDAAAEILTAAEDRSVELIVIGMRQRTPVGKLIMGSTAQRILLQAECPVLAVKAGN, encoded by the coding sequence ATGAGCGTACTGGTGGGATACATAGAAACCCCGGAAGGGCTCGCTGCCCTGAACCGGGCAGTGGAGGAAGCCAAGCTCCGAAACACGCCGCTGCTGATCCTAAACACCTCCCGCGGCGACGCCCTGGTGGATGAGCGGTACCTGCAACCTGAGAGTGTCCGGGCCCTCCGGCAGCGCCTGGACCAAAGCGGCGTCAAGTATGAGCTGGAGCAGGAACTGCGGGGCAACGATGCAGCGGCGGAGATTCTCACCGCTGCGGAGGACCGGAGCGTCGAGCTCATAGTCATCGGCATGCGCCAGCGCACTCCCGTGGGCAAGCTGATCATGGGCAGCACCGCCCAGCGCATCCTCCTGCAGGCTGAGTGCCCGGTGCTGGCGGTGAAAGCGGGCAACTAA
- a CDS encoding NAD-dependent epimerase/dehydratase family protein: MTVLIAGCGDLGTEAGLRFAAAGFSVLGWRRSPEKIPAPITGRAADLTGSSGELPRIPADTDVVVIAVAAGRRSEDAYRAAYVDGTANVLDALERDGVHPQRILFVSSTAVYGDAGGAWVDENTPAAPPSATAAVILEAEELLHSRRPDAVVLRLSGIYGPGRTRLIDSVTAGTAAVPAAPHLTNRIHRDDAAAAIVHLMTRDPAPEPLYVGVDDEPADLADVLRFLATELGRDLPAPSGPGGSSRGGDRLLSNARLRGTGFEFAYPTFREGYRAVLSGYGVRHG, encoded by the coding sequence ATGACGGTCCTGATCGCCGGCTGCGGTGATCTGGGCACGGAAGCCGGCCTGCGGTTCGCCGCGGCCGGCTTTTCCGTGCTCGGATGGCGCCGCTCCCCCGAGAAGATTCCCGCCCCGATCACGGGCCGGGCCGCCGACCTGACCGGTTCCAGCGGTGAGCTGCCGCGCATTCCTGCGGACACCGACGTCGTCGTCATTGCCGTGGCCGCCGGCCGGCGCAGCGAGGACGCGTACCGCGCCGCCTATGTGGACGGCACCGCCAACGTCCTGGACGCACTGGAACGCGACGGCGTGCACCCGCAGCGGATCCTGTTCGTGTCCTCCACAGCCGTGTATGGCGATGCCGGAGGTGCCTGGGTGGACGAGAACACTCCGGCGGCACCGCCGTCCGCCACCGCCGCCGTGATCCTCGAGGCCGAGGAGCTGCTGCACTCGCGCCGGCCGGACGCCGTCGTGCTCCGGCTGTCCGGAATCTACGGACCGGGCCGCACCCGGCTGATCGATTCCGTCACGGCCGGCACCGCCGCGGTTCCGGCCGCCCCGCATCTGACCAACCGCATCCACCGCGACGACGCTGCGGCGGCGATTGTGCATCTGATGACCCGGGACCCGGCACCTGAGCCGCTGTATGTGGGCGTTGACGATGAGCCGGCGGACCTGGCCGACGTGCTGCGGTTTCTGGCCACGGAACTCGGACGGGACCTGCCGGCTCCTTCGGGTCCCGGCGGGTCGAGCCGCGGCGGAGACCGGTTGCTTTCCAACGCCCGGCTGCGGGGCACCGGCTTCGAGTTCGCCTATCCCACGTTCCGCGAAGGCTACCGTGCGGTGCTCTCCGGGTACGGCGTCCGCCACGGCTAA
- a CDS encoding type 1 glutamine amidotransferase domain-containing protein, whose protein sequence is MANILMVVSAADSLTMKDGSEHPTGYWAEELVESHRVLREAGHTVRIATPGGTKPTVDQVSLAPESAGSPEKAAAFTQYISFIDAELSSPLVLADADISEYDAVVMPGGHGPMADLAFDKDLGRILIAADNDGKIIAPFCHGPAGLLSAETENGDFVFAGRKLTVFTDEEELGGGTGENTPWFCEDVLRNKGAVVESGPAWTSHVVRDRNLISGQNPQSSEDVAKAVLSALAE, encoded by the coding sequence ATGGCTAACATTCTGATGGTCGTATCAGCCGCCGATTCCCTCACCATGAAAGACGGCAGCGAACACCCCACCGGCTACTGGGCCGAAGAGCTCGTGGAATCCCACCGCGTGCTGCGCGAAGCCGGGCACACCGTCCGCATCGCCACCCCGGGCGGCACCAAGCCGACGGTCGACCAGGTGTCCCTGGCACCCGAGTCCGCCGGCAGCCCGGAGAAGGCCGCCGCCTTCACCCAGTACATCTCCTTCATCGACGCCGAGCTATCCTCTCCGCTGGTGCTCGCCGACGCTGACATCTCCGAGTACGACGCCGTCGTCATGCCGGGCGGGCACGGCCCCATGGCGGATCTGGCCTTCGACAAGGACCTGGGACGGATCCTCATTGCAGCCGACAACGACGGAAAGATCATCGCTCCGTTCTGTCACGGCCCGGCAGGTTTGCTGAGCGCCGAGACCGAGAACGGCGACTTCGTCTTTGCCGGCCGCAAGCTCACCGTCTTCACGGATGAAGAGGAACTGGGCGGCGGAACCGGAGAAAATACTCCGTGGTTCTGCGAGGACGTGCTGCGCAACAAGGGCGCCGTCGTGGAGTCCGGCCCGGCCTGGACCAGCCATGTGGTCCGCGACCGGAACCTGATTTCCGGCCAGAACCCCCAGTCCAGCGAAGACGTGGCCAAGGCCGTGCTCTCCGCCCTGGCTGAGTAG
- a CDS encoding aldo/keto reductase, producing the protein MTDTTETSPALSPTIDLKDLGTVHRLGFGAMRIVGPGVWGEPESRGTAVDVVRRAVELGVDFIDTADSYGPNISEEIIAEALYPYPDGVRIATKVGFVRTGPDVWVPVGRPEYLRQQTELSLRKLKVDSLDLLQLHRIDPKVDRDEQFAVLRDLQQEGKVKALGLSQVSVEDLEAAARFFTVSTVQNRYNLTDRSSEDVLKYSEDNGIGFIPWAPISAGELAKQGGPVDEAAKCLGASTSQVALAWLLRRSPVIMPIPGTGSIAHLEDNLGAANIALDDATFAELDAAGAAAAAK; encoded by the coding sequence ATGACTGATACGACGGAAACCTCACCCGCCCTGTCCCCCACCATCGACCTCAAGGACCTCGGCACCGTACACCGCCTGGGCTTCGGCGCCATGCGGATTGTGGGACCCGGCGTCTGGGGCGAACCGGAAAGCCGGGGCACCGCCGTCGACGTGGTGCGCCGCGCCGTCGAGCTGGGCGTTGACTTCATCGACACCGCCGACTCCTACGGCCCGAACATCAGCGAAGAGATCATCGCCGAGGCGCTCTACCCCTACCCGGACGGCGTGCGGATTGCCACCAAGGTCGGCTTTGTCCGCACCGGACCGGACGTCTGGGTTCCGGTGGGCCGCCCGGAGTACCTGCGCCAGCAGACCGAGCTGTCGCTGCGCAAGCTCAAGGTCGACTCCCTTGACCTGCTGCAGCTGCACCGCATTGATCCGAAGGTGGACCGCGACGAGCAGTTCGCCGTGCTGCGCGACCTGCAGCAGGAGGGCAAGGTCAAGGCCCTGGGCCTGTCCCAGGTCTCCGTCGAGGATCTGGAAGCCGCCGCCAGGTTCTTCACCGTCTCCACTGTGCAGAACCGCTACAACCTCACCGACCGTTCCTCCGAGGATGTCCTGAAGTATTCCGAGGACAACGGCATCGGCTTCATCCCGTGGGCACCGATTTCCGCCGGCGAGCTGGCAAAGCAGGGCGGCCCCGTTGATGAGGCAGCCAAGTGCCTCGGTGCCAGCACCTCGCAGGTGGCCCTGGCATGGCTCCTGCGCCGGTCCCCGGTCATAATGCCCATCCCGGGCACCGGTTCCATCGCCCACCTCGAAGACAACCTGGGTGCCGCCAACATCGCACTCGACGACGCCACCTTCGCGGAGCTCGACGCCGCCGGCGCCGCCGCAGCCGCCAAGTAA
- a CDS encoding CaiB/BaiF CoA transferase family protein, with amino-acid sequence MASTHQAAPLRGIRVLELGNYIAAPTAGRLLADFGAEVIKIERPRTGDEIRNWRLGSGTTSMLYRTINRNKKSMVVDLRTEEGRRCVLELVEQCDIVLENFRPGTLEKWGLGPADLEAAKPGIIVTRISAFGQTGPMSSRPGFAAVAEAYGGFRNLVGDADRPPVRVGVSIGDSIAGLYAAFGSVMALFARQREQGVARPPIDDRIIDVALNEAMLSVMESLIPDYSAYGLHRERTGGRMEGIAPSNAYICADGASIVVAGNGDGIFKRYMHTIGRPDLASDPGLESNAQRWLQREELDEAIGTWTAQHTAEDALAQLEQAGVPSGPIYTAEDIVNDEQYRARNMIQHLDVSDGEKTFHDVAFPGITPVIGGASLPIRNLGPDLGADTYDILVGLLGKTPVEASAFIEQTELEKT; translated from the coding sequence GTGGCTTCCACCCATCAGGCCGCGCCGCTGAGAGGTATCCGTGTCCTCGAGCTCGGTAACTATATCGCCGCCCCTACAGCAGGTCGGCTCCTTGCCGACTTCGGAGCCGAGGTGATCAAGATCGAGCGGCCCCGAACCGGTGATGAAATCAGGAACTGGCGTCTAGGGTCGGGCACCACATCAATGCTGTATCGAACGATAAACCGCAACAAGAAGTCCATGGTGGTGGACCTCCGGACTGAAGAAGGTCGGCGCTGCGTCCTCGAACTGGTGGAGCAGTGCGACATAGTGCTGGAGAATTTCCGTCCCGGAACCCTTGAGAAATGGGGTCTTGGCCCGGCGGACCTGGAAGCGGCAAAACCAGGCATCATCGTCACCAGAATCTCGGCATTTGGCCAGACCGGTCCCATGTCCTCACGTCCAGGCTTCGCTGCCGTAGCCGAAGCCTACGGGGGATTCAGGAATCTTGTTGGCGATGCGGATCGTCCCCCGGTCCGCGTGGGTGTATCCATCGGCGACTCGATCGCCGGACTCTATGCGGCCTTCGGATCAGTCATGGCGCTCTTCGCCCGCCAGCGGGAACAAGGCGTGGCGCGACCACCAATCGACGACCGAATCATAGATGTCGCACTAAATGAGGCCATGCTCTCCGTCATGGAATCACTGATACCCGACTACAGTGCCTACGGGCTACACCGTGAACGCACCGGCGGCCGGATGGAGGGAATCGCCCCGTCCAATGCCTATATCTGCGCTGATGGGGCCAGCATTGTGGTTGCGGGAAACGGGGACGGAATCTTCAAGCGGTACATGCACACCATCGGGCGCCCGGATCTCGCTAGCGATCCGGGCCTCGAATCCAATGCCCAACGCTGGTTGCAGCGCGAGGAACTGGATGAGGCGATAGGTACTTGGACGGCGCAGCACACGGCCGAGGATGCGCTGGCGCAGTTGGAACAGGCAGGAGTCCCTTCCGGGCCCATCTACACTGCGGAAGACATCGTCAATGACGAGCAGTACAGGGCCCGAAATATGATTCAGCATTTGGACGTCTCGGACGGCGAAAAAACCTTCCACGATGTCGCATTCCCCGGAATTACCCCCGTCATCGGCGGAGCATCACTGCCGATCCGGAACCTGGGCCCGGACCTCGGTGCCGATACGTATGACATCCTCGTCGGGCTGCTCGGCAAGACACCGGTGGAGGCCAGCGCTTTCATCGAGCAAACGGAACTGGAGAAAACATGA
- a CDS encoding hydroxymethylglutaryl-CoA lyase — protein MNPAGNRIVLRDVTLRDGLQLTGGILPVERKAQIVRDLLAAGVTAIEVGSMARPDLVPSMANTVELLTELTPEEREHCYVWVATPGNVRRAVAAGARHLQYCLSVTDAHNLENIGRTTEASMDALPEAVELAHAAGATIQLCLATSFTCPFDGNVDPERVLELVLDPRAEGTDGVVICDTLGQAFPGDVEALIKKVRGTGVFAEIVFHGHDTWGMGVANAMAAISSGATMVDGALGGLGGCPFAPGASGNTATEDLLFALRPAWLTTEAFAAVVRLGEKVTAEVDEPSRSKAAQGARSEAKAFSWVLEGEGR, from the coding sequence ATGAATCCCGCCGGTAACAGAATAGTTCTCCGCGATGTCACCCTGCGCGACGGACTTCAGCTTACGGGCGGAATCCTGCCGGTGGAAAGGAAAGCACAAATTGTGCGGGACCTTCTGGCTGCCGGGGTTACCGCCATCGAGGTGGGCTCCATGGCGCGCCCCGACTTGGTCCCGTCCATGGCCAACACGGTCGAGCTTCTGACTGAACTTACTCCGGAGGAACGTGAGCACTGCTACGTCTGGGTCGCGACGCCGGGTAACGTCCGCAGGGCGGTGGCTGCAGGAGCAAGGCACCTGCAGTACTGCCTGAGCGTCACCGACGCGCACAACCTGGAAAACATTGGACGGACAACGGAGGCGAGCATGGATGCCCTGCCGGAAGCCGTTGAGCTCGCTCATGCAGCCGGAGCGACCATCCAGCTGTGCCTGGCCACGTCCTTTACCTGTCCCTTCGACGGAAATGTCGACCCGGAGCGCGTACTTGAACTGGTGCTGGACCCCAGGGCCGAGGGCACGGACGGGGTCGTCATCTGCGATACGCTGGGGCAGGCATTCCCCGGCGACGTGGAGGCACTGATTAAAAAGGTTCGCGGCACTGGTGTCTTCGCGGAAATCGTCTTCCACGGACATGACACGTGGGGGATGGGAGTGGCCAACGCGATGGCCGCAATCAGCTCAGGTGCCACCATGGTTGATGGTGCCCTCGGAGGACTTGGCGGATGCCCGTTCGCTCCGGGCGCTTCGGGAAACACTGCCACGGAAGACCTGCTCTTCGCGCTCCGCCCTGCATGGCTGACAACGGAAGCGTTTGCCGCGGTGGTACGCCTGGGCGAGAAGGTCACGGCAGAGGTCGATGAACCGAGCCGCTCAAAAGCCGCACAGGGAGCACGGTCGGAAGCCAAGGCGTTTAGCTGGGTTCTCGAGGGCGAGGGCCGTTAG